In Tenacibaculum sp. 190524A02b, the genomic stretch TTGCAGATTTTGGACTGAATGATGAATATATGCGAAGTATTCATACCACAGAATCATTTAGTATTGATCCCTTAACTTCCGTTATCGCTACTATGGAATCTTTGCAAGGTAATGAAGTTGCAGTACTACAAATATTATTCAAAGGTATTACTTCCCCACTTGCCAAAGACACCATATATGCAGTTTCCGACGGAGCAGGTGGTTCATTTTTTAGTGATTCCCCTGAAATGCCAATCTGTGCAAAGGATAAGATATCCAATCCTTTGTTTTCAGTCGTTATGCGTATGGCTACTCAAGGGGAAAATAATAGAGAGAGCCAATATTTAGCCCAAGAATTAGCTAGAAGTATTACGAGCATATCGCAATCTCAGTACAACAAATTAATACCTCTTTCTAATGAGGGATATGATTATGATTTTCATACATACAATTTACATCATCGTTTAAGTAACCGTTTAGGCTTTATCCTCAATAGCAAAGAACTGAATACCTTTGTTCATTATCCGAATAAAACGCTGGTATCTCAAAAGCTCGGGATCGGTAACGAAAAGACAAAATATGTTCCCCAAGAAGCTATTAAGCAAAAATATATTCTAGGGATTAATACCCATAATGGTATTGAAACAAACGTTACCTTAAACGATGAAATGCGATTGCGTCATACCCATATCATCGGAGCTACAGGTGTTGGCAAATCCACCCTTATCGCCAATATGATGATAGAAGACATGAACGCTGGTAATGGCTGTACCTTGTTCGATCCACATGGAGACATCGTTGAAGATGTGTTGCTTCGCATTCCACAACACCGAAAAGATGATGTAATAGTTATAGATCCATCAGATGAAAAGTTTTCTATTGGCTTTAATTTATTGAATGCAAATTCAGATATTGAAAAAATTGTATTAGGCTCTGATTTGGTTAATACTTTTAGGCAACACGCTACTGCTTGGGGTGATAATATGACTGCTGTTTTATCCAATGCAATTAATACTTTTCTTGAAAGCTCCAAAGGCGGGACCTTAATTGAGTTAAAAAGATTCCTTTTGGAGGATGCTTTTAGGCAAAACTTCCTAAAATATGTTAACAACCCCTCGTTTCACTATTATTGGAATAATGAATATCCTATTATGCGTAAAGGGATTTCCCCATTACTTACAAGAATAGACACCTTTCTCCGCCCTAAAACAATAAGATGTATAATGGCTCAAAAAACTGGGGTTGATTTCCAAAAGTCTATTAACGAAAAGAAGATTATACTTATCAAACTATCTCAAGGTTTAATTGGTGAAGAGAATAGCTATATTCTAGGTTCTCTTTTTTTATCTAAACTTAATCAAGTAACTCTTAGTAGACAAAATATACCTCAAAAACAACGACATCCCTATTATATCTACTGTGATGAGTTTCAGAATTTTATTACACCAAATGTTACAAAAATCTTATCAAGTGCTAGAAAATATGGACTAGGGTTAATCCTTGCCCACCAAGAATTAGGACAGATTGATGACACAAAAATTCTGAATTCTGTTATCTCTAATCCACATACAAGAGTATGTTTTAGGTTGGGAGATATTGACGCTAAAAAGTTAGAATCTGGTTTTTCATTTTTTGATACAGATGATTTACAAAGCTTAGGAACAGGACAAGCCATTATCCGTATTGGTAGCTCAAACAAAGATTGTAATATTTCAACCTTTCCTTTACCCAAAGTAGCAGAATCAGCAAAAACAGTGCGAGAGTATGTGATTGATAACACTAGAAAGAGATATGCAACACCGAGAGAAGAAGTTGAAGAAATACTTGAATCTCTATTACCTAAAATTAAGGAAATACAAAAAGAAAAAAACAAAGATACCGATGATATTAAAGTTGAGACGAAAACGGTTCAACAAGATATAGAGGTAAAAAAAGAGGTAGAAGAAAAGAAAAAGACAAGGCTTGTAAACATTGATTCTGAAGTTAAAGAAGAAACTAGCGACCAAACAGATTTTGAAAAACAAAAGGAAAATTACCTTAAACAAGCAAAAGAGCAAGAAACATTACGCAAACACCGCTCTATTCAAAACTTTATCAGAACTATTGCTCATCAGCGAGGTTATCGTGTTCACCTTGAAGAAGAATTACCAAATGGACAGCGTGTTGATGTTGGACTTGTTAAAAATGATATACGCATTGCTATAGAAGTAGCCGTGAGTAACTCCAATAGCTATGAAGTAAAAAACATACAGAAGTGTATAACCCACGGATATCAATTAGTGTACCTTGTTTCAGAAAGCGAAGTACATTTAAAGAATATCAAAAAAGAAGTTTCAAAAACTCTAAATACTCAAGAGAAGAAAAGAGTTTTTTATATTAAACCTGATGAACTGGTTCAGTATCTTGATATACCTACAGAAGAAGACACAAAAGCTCCACCAAAAAGGGTTAAAGGTTGGCGTATTGATGTGAATTACCACCCTGATGACGCCAAAAATATGCCAAGTAAAAATATTGCTTCAAAACTCAAAAATTTACTTAAAAAGAAAAAGTAACACACCCTTTCATGTGTTACTTTTGAGTGTTAACTTAGACCTATAAACAACTAAATATGAAAACAAAAGAGGTAGGTATATGGATACGCGTTTCAACTGATGACCAAGCCAAAGGAGAATCACCCGAACACCATAGAGAGCGAGCATTAGCTTATGCCAAAGCCAAAGGTTGGAAAGTTAAAGAAATATATGATTCATCAGGAAAATCTGGTAAAACTGTAATTAATTTTGAGCAAACCCAAAAAATGCTTAATGATATTAAGCAAGGACATATTACAGGTCTTATTTTTTCCAAACTAGCCAGATTTGCAAGAAATACTAAAGAACTTCTTGACTTTGCAGATTACTTTCAAATGTATAACGCTGACCTTATTTCTATTTATGAAAGTATTGATACTTCAACCCCTGCTGGAAGACTATTCTATACCCTTATTGCCGCTATGGCTCAATGGGAAAGAGAAGAAATCGCTTCACGTGTTAAGCAGTCTGTAGAAGTTAGAGCAAAATTAGGTAAAAAGATAGGAGGACAAGCTCAATTTGGTTTTAAGTGGAATGGGAATGAACTTGAGCTACACCCTGAAGAAGCCCCTATTCGCAAGATGATGTATGAACTCTTTCTCAAAGAAGAACGAAAAACTACGGTTGCTAATATGCTTAATGATATGGGATACCGAACACGAAGTGGAGCAAAGTTTTCACGAGGTGTGGTCAAACGATGGCTACGCGACCCTATTTCCAAAGGAATGCGTAGGTCAAATTTTTCCCAACAAAATCCAATTACTAAAGCAACAGAATTAAAACCACAAGAAGAATGGTACTTTCACCCTTGTCCCCAAATTGTTTCAGAAGAACTATGGCAACAAGTAAATGACATTCTTGATGAACAGGATAGTAATAGAAAACCAGTACTTAATCGTAAAGTTCACATATTCACTAATTATATATTTTGTCACTGTAGTAGTCGTATGAATGTTCGGTCTCGATCAACTCATTACAAATGTGTGAGCAAAGAATGTAATAACAAAATCAGGAGAGATGATTTAGAAGAAGCATTTAAAAGTAGACTTAATAGTTTTCTTCAAAACAAACAAGAACTCGCAAAATATTTTCAATACTCAGAAAAAGCACTCAAAAATAAAGAGAAGAAATACGAAACACTCAAAGCTGAATTAGGCAAACAAAAAGAAGAACTACAAAACTTATTACAATTACACACGAGTGGTCAAATACCGACAGAGGCATTTAAAGAGTATCATGATAAACCATACAAGGAATCAAAAAAGCTAGAACAAAAAATACTTAACCTAGAAAGTGAAATAGCAAATGATTCAATACATCAAAATTCAACTCATTTTATTATAAATAATTCAAAAGAAATATATAGTAAATGGGATAGCTATGATAGGAAAAATAAAAGAGAGATTATAGAAACCGTACTCGATACAATAATTATTGGACACGACACTATTAGCTTTAACTTAAAGCGTCTTACCCTGCCCAGCTCAGGGTTTTCCGAATTAGGGGAAAATGGGGGACAAAACCCCTTCCTTCGATACTCCCGCCAATGAGTTTACATGAAGCATTAGAAACC encodes the following:
- a CDS encoding type IV secretory system conjugative DNA transfer family protein, with protein sequence MELTASEQATLHFYNWEYRHRGYYHFETPIDIEVPYVPFHHGTYTNPVIDDGRVPTLFQQIGKLLAPPKKQEEPKQELTEVIPRFLEFSEKPNLVGFSLSFPKGSEINVQRNIEFLNMLSFTEHMVSFEIVGSSDTIAIQIVCGEYDIGRVRSQIQAYFPTAIVRDIDITEFGFNEEKEIAIADFGLNDEYMRSIHTTESFSIDPLTSVIATMESLQGNEVAVLQILFKGITSPLAKDTIYAVSDGAGGSFFSDSPEMPICAKDKISNPLFSVVMRMATQGENNRESQYLAQELARSITSISQSQYNKLIPLSNEGYDYDFHTYNLHHRLSNRLGFILNSKELNTFVHYPNKTLVSQKLGIGNEKTKYVPQEAIKQKYILGINTHNGIETNVTLNDEMRLRHTHIIGATGVGKSTLIANMMIEDMNAGNGCTLFDPHGDIVEDVLLRIPQHRKDDVIVIDPSDEKFSIGFNLLNANSDIEKIVLGSDLVNTFRQHATAWGDNMTAVLSNAINTFLESSKGGTLIELKRFLLEDAFRQNFLKYVNNPSFHYYWNNEYPIMRKGISPLLTRIDTFLRPKTIRCIMAQKTGVDFQKSINEKKIILIKLSQGLIGEENSYILGSLFLSKLNQVTLSRQNIPQKQRHPYYIYCDEFQNFITPNVTKILSSARKYGLGLILAHQELGQIDDTKILNSVISNPHTRVCFRLGDIDAKKLESGFSFFDTDDLQSLGTGQAIIRIGSSNKDCNISTFPLPKVAESAKTVREYVIDNTRKRYATPREEVEEILESLLPKIKEIQKEKNKDTDDIKVETKTVQQDIEVKKEVEEKKKTRLVNIDSEVKEETSDQTDFEKQKENYLKQAKEQETLRKHRSIQNFIRTIAHQRGYRVHLEEELPNGQRVDVGLVKNDIRIAIEVAVSNSNSYEVKNIQKCITHGYQLVYLVSESEVHLKNIKKEVSKTLNTQEKKRVFYIKPDELVQYLDIPTEEDTKAPPKRVKGWRIDVNYHPDDAKNMPSKNIASKLKNLLKKKK
- a CDS encoding recombinase family protein, with protein sequence MKTKEVGIWIRVSTDDQAKGESPEHHRERALAYAKAKGWKVKEIYDSSGKSGKTVINFEQTQKMLNDIKQGHITGLIFSKLARFARNTKELLDFADYFQMYNADLISIYESIDTSTPAGRLFYTLIAAMAQWEREEIASRVKQSVEVRAKLGKKIGGQAQFGFKWNGNELELHPEEAPIRKMMYELFLKEERKTTVANMLNDMGYRTRSGAKFSRGVVKRWLRDPISKGMRRSNFSQQNPITKATELKPQEEWYFHPCPQIVSEELWQQVNDILDEQDSNRKPVLNRKVHIFTNYIFCHCSSRMNVRSRSTHYKCVSKECNNKIRRDDLEEAFKSRLNSFLQNKQELAKYFQYSEKALKNKEKKYETLKAELGKQKEELQNLLQLHTSGQIPTEAFKEYHDKPYKESKKLEQKILNLESEIANDSIHQNSTHFIINNSKEIYSKWDSYDRKNKREIIETVLDTIIIGHDTISFNLKRLTLPSSGFSELGENGGQNPFLRYSRQ